In Lactococcus paracarnosus, a genomic segment contains:
- a CDS encoding 6-phospho-beta-glucosidase: MSNSLPNHFLWGGAVAAHQLEGAWDINGKGISVADVMTVGGPDHYRSITKGIIAGEYYPNHEGIDFYHRYKADIALFAEMGFTCFRTSIAWTRIFPKGDETEPNEAGLQFYDDLFDECLKYGIEPIVTLSHFEMPYALVENYGGFRNRQTIDFFERFATACLTRFHTKVKHWMTFNEINNQANFNEDFAPFTNSGIYYEPGENREEIMYQAAHYELVASAKVVKIGHEINPDLEIGCMIAMGPIYPQTCHPKDIIMAQKAMEHRYYFADVHVHGTYPEWLKKEWTRKGYQLDITEDDLTILETGTVDYIGLSYYMSFAIRHTPGSENFDYDESTQLVRNEYVKVSDWGWQIDPEGLRYTLNWLTDMYHLPLFIVENGFGAYDQVDADGLVHDTYRIDYLKAHIVEMKKAVIEDGVDLIGYTPWGCIDLVSAGTGEMEKRYGFIYVDKDNAGNGSLERSKKDSFYWYQNVISSNGDTLDFKQ, translated from the coding sequence ATGTCAAATTCATTACCAAATCATTTTCTATGGGGCGGTGCAGTTGCTGCCCATCAACTAGAAGGAGCTTGGGATATCAATGGTAAGGGCATTAGCGTTGCTGATGTCATGACAGTTGGCGGACCAGATCATTACCGTTCCATCACCAAAGGGATCATCGCTGGTGAATATTACCCTAATCATGAAGGGATTGATTTTTATCATCGTTACAAAGCAGATATCGCGCTTTTTGCAGAAATGGGGTTCACTTGTTTTAGAACGTCTATTGCCTGGACACGTATTTTCCCGAAAGGAGATGAGACAGAACCTAATGAAGCTGGCCTACAGTTTTATGATGATTTATTCGATGAATGCTTGAAATATGGGATAGAACCAATTGTTACACTGTCTCACTTTGAGATGCCCTATGCTTTAGTAGAAAACTATGGCGGCTTTAGAAACCGGCAGACAATCGACTTTTTTGAACGGTTTGCAACAGCTTGTTTAACTCGTTTCCATACTAAGGTGAAACACTGGATGACCTTTAATGAGATTAACAATCAAGCAAATTTCAATGAAGACTTTGCTCCATTTACAAACTCAGGGATTTACTATGAACCCGGTGAAAACCGTGAAGAGATTATGTATCAAGCAGCACATTATGAATTAGTTGCTAGTGCTAAAGTTGTCAAAATTGGGCATGAGATCAACCCTGATTTAGAGATTGGCTGCATGATTGCCATGGGCCCTATTTATCCACAGACCTGTCATCCGAAAGATATCATCATGGCACAAAAAGCCATGGAGCACCGCTACTATTTCGCTGATGTCCATGTTCATGGTACCTATCCTGAGTGGTTAAAAAAAGAGTGGACAAGAAAAGGATATCAGCTTGATATCACAGAGGATGACTTGACCATACTAGAAACTGGTACCGTCGACTACATCGGGCTCAGCTACTATATGTCATTTGCAATCAGGCATACACCTGGTAGTGAAAATTTTGACTATGATGAAAGTACACAACTGGTACGAAATGAGTATGTTAAAGTTTCTGACTGGGGTTGGCAGATTGATCCTGAAGGCTTACGCTATACACTCAATTGGTTAACCGACATGTACCATCTCCCACTATTCATTGTAGAAAATGGGTTCGGTGCATATGATCAAGTCGATGCAGATGGACTAGTACATGATACCTATCGAATTGATTACCTTAAGGCACATATTGTCGAGATGAAAAAGGCTGTCATTGAGGATGGGGTTGACCTGATTGGCTATACACCATGGGGCTGTATAGATTTAGTTTCTGCTGGGACTGGGGAAATGGAAAAACGGTATGGTTTTATCTATGTTGACAAAGATAATGCCGGAAACGGTTCTCTAGAACGCAGTAAGAAAGACTCTTTCTATTGGTATCAAAATGTTATCTCAAGTAATGGTGACACATTAGATTTTAAACAATAA
- a CDS encoding DNA polymerase III subunit alpha produces the protein MYAQLNTKTVYSFMGSTVKLADYLTAAKALGYQTLGISDIDNLHAAHQFMKMALRMGIKPVIAFETTCVIDSLPIQLSFIAKSSEGLRNLYRISSKKNFGFHTLSDMASHFSDVAIVVGSDYAVDNILKKLPKEDVYVGLLKPTVQEFTRPKVPFLSVKYIDPMDANTLTILEHIKNGTKVDESLTVAHSENLHAESTVTEQFDQKSLQNLDKLVSNIHYQAMDGSLALPTFNQDMAAATELRQIATAFLESEQKVTPTYLERLEHELTTIHEMGFDDYFLIVADVLRYARSENIYTGMGRGSALGSLVAYALEITGVDPVANDLLFERFLNPERASLPDIDIDMPDNKRADILAYVKNRYGSSHVAQIMTFSTFGMKQSFRDVAKVFGMTEIEISHVSSMIGRSDTLAQEYAKNNRLRAEIINDTRLQTVFDYAPKIEGMPRQKSVHASGVVLSAQDLTNYLPIAPGEMLPITQFEAHDVEAIGLIKFDFLSIKNLTYINDMRDLVKKRYDKQITINQIDLNDQQTLGLFREGQTLGIFQFENPQMMSFLRQLKPTEFSDVVAATSIFRPGPSAFIPEFIRRRHGDEVVVYPDSAIAHILKPTYGIMIFQEQIMQVAQIFAGFSLGRADLLRRAISKKKGDEFEQLRAEFISGSLKNGHSQEKASEIYELIERFANYGFNRSHAFGYGALAVQMAFFKAHYPDVFYEIMLRDSKRIVLLNDARSVGFTLAPAYINRMPYYDKLSEGQIIVGMRAIKGLSRELALWILEHRPFSSLQAFIQKLPDNFQKVAIIQPLISIGAFDEFEPNRRKLVENLAKLVAFSAVFQTDLFATSASNLTFAYTEYEDYSPAEKYQMEFDLMGIAVTEHPLMGIAKQRQGNFTAISNLIANQKATVLVELTHLKTHRTKAGATMAFLNVTDTQDVLDVTLFPEVYHHYLADINEGTFYLITGKVSERNDRLQLVADGLVKVEATDEKLWLAIADTTKNRKIAQILSEFPGNLPVVLYNETKKTTQLTTSYVNDSDLLLKRLTGYVTKAVIR, from the coding sequence ATGTACGCACAATTAAATACAAAAACTGTTTACAGTTTCATGGGCTCAACCGTAAAATTAGCAGATTATCTGACAGCTGCCAAAGCACTTGGCTATCAAACACTTGGTATTTCGGATATCGATAATCTCCATGCAGCCCATCAATTCATGAAAATGGCACTGCGTATGGGCATCAAACCTGTTATTGCGTTTGAAACGACTTGTGTCATCGATAGCTTGCCAATTCAACTCTCCTTTATCGCAAAATCATCCGAAGGGCTCAGGAATCTTTATCGGATTTCAAGCAAGAAAAATTTCGGATTTCATACGCTATCAGATATGGCAAGCCATTTTTCTGATGTCGCAATCGTTGTTGGGTCAGACTATGCAGTTGATAATATCCTGAAGAAGTTACCTAAAGAAGATGTCTATGTTGGCTTATTAAAACCAACGGTGCAAGAATTTACACGTCCTAAAGTACCGTTTTTATCAGTTAAGTATATAGATCCTATGGATGCGAATACACTGACAATTTTAGAGCATATCAAAAATGGGACAAAAGTTGATGAAAGTCTTACAGTCGCTCATTCTGAGAACTTACATGCTGAGTCGACGGTCACAGAGCAGTTTGATCAAAAAAGCCTGCAAAACTTGGATAAGCTTGTTTCAAACATTCACTATCAAGCCATGGATGGCAGTTTAGCCCTACCAACTTTTAATCAGGATATGGCAGCAGCAACTGAGCTAAGACAGATAGCGACTGCTTTTCTTGAGTCTGAGCAGAAGGTAACCCCAACCTATCTAGAAAGACTTGAGCATGAATTAACGACGATTCATGAGATGGGATTTGATGATTATTTTCTAATCGTTGCAGATGTTTTACGTTATGCGAGATCTGAAAACATCTATACAGGGATGGGGCGTGGCTCTGCGCTAGGTTCTTTGGTAGCTTATGCGCTTGAGATTACAGGGGTAGACCCTGTAGCCAATGACCTGCTATTCGAACGCTTCTTAAATCCTGAGCGAGCTAGTCTACCCGATATCGATATCGACATGCCAGATAATAAACGCGCAGATATTTTGGCTTATGTGAAGAATCGCTATGGCAGTAGTCATGTGGCTCAGATTATGACTTTCTCAACTTTTGGTATGAAGCAGAGTTTTCGGGATGTTGCCAAAGTATTTGGCATGACAGAAATCGAAATCTCACATGTATCGAGTATGATTGGTCGATCAGATACACTGGCACAGGAATATGCGAAAAATAATCGACTCAGAGCAGAGATTATTAATGATACGCGGCTACAAACAGTCTTTGACTATGCCCCAAAAATTGAGGGCATGCCCCGTCAAAAGTCAGTACATGCGTCAGGTGTCGTTTTATCAGCACAGGATTTAACTAACTATTTACCCATAGCGCCTGGTGAGATGTTACCAATTACGCAGTTTGAAGCACATGATGTTGAGGCGATTGGCTTAATTAAATTTGACTTTTTAAGTATCAAAAATTTAACTTATATTAATGATATGCGTGACTTGGTCAAGAAGCGTTATGATAAACAGATTACTATCAATCAGATTGATTTAAATGATCAGCAAACATTAGGCCTATTTAGAGAGGGCCAAACATTAGGCATTTTCCAATTTGAAAATCCACAAATGATGTCTTTCCTACGACAACTTAAGCCAACTGAATTTTCAGATGTTGTTGCAGCAACATCCATCTTTAGACCGGGACCATCAGCCTTCATTCCTGAGTTCATCAGAAGACGACATGGTGATGAAGTAGTGGTTTATCCGGATAGCGCTATCGCTCATATCTTGAAGCCTACCTATGGGATCATGATTTTTCAAGAACAGATTATGCAGGTGGCGCAGATTTTCGCTGGTTTTTCTCTTGGGCGTGCTGATCTGCTTAGACGTGCCATATCTAAGAAAAAAGGGGACGAATTTGAACAACTCAGAGCCGAATTCATTTCAGGTAGTTTAAAAAATGGTCATAGTCAAGAAAAGGCAAGTGAAATCTATGAGTTGATCGAGCGGTTTGCTAATTATGGGTTTAACCGCTCGCACGCGTTTGGTTATGGGGCACTAGCAGTTCAGATGGCCTTCTTTAAAGCCCACTATCCTGATGTCTTCTATGAAATTATGTTGCGTGATAGTAAGCGTATCGTCTTGTTAAATGATGCTAGGTCAGTCGGATTTACATTAGCCCCCGCCTACATTAACCGCATGCCCTATTATGATAAGTTATCAGAGGGTCAAATCATTGTCGGCATGCGTGCCATAAAAGGTCTATCACGTGAGTTAGCACTTTGGATACTTGAACATCGGCCATTTTCTAGCTTACAAGCTTTTATCCAAAAATTACCCGATAATTTTCAAAAAGTTGCCATCATCCAACCCCTGATTTCAATCGGAGCTTTCGATGAATTCGAGCCTAATCGGCGTAAATTAGTTGAAAATTTAGCGAAACTAGTGGCCTTTAGTGCAGTCTTTCAAACGGATTTATTTGCCACATCGGCTTCAAATTTAACCTTTGCTTATACAGAATATGAAGATTATAGCCCTGCAGAAAAATATCAGATGGAGTTTGACCTGATGGGCATCGCCGTGACAGAGCATCCTTTGATGGGGATTGCTAAGCAGAGACAGGGTAACTTTACGGCCATCTCAAACTTGATTGCCAATCAAAAGGCGACCGTTTTGGTGGAGCTCACACATCTTAAAACGCACAGAACCAAAGCGGGTGCAACCATGGCATTTTTAAACGTAACAGATACGCAAGATGTCTTAGATGTGACCCTATTTCCAGAAGTTTACCATCATTACTTAGCTGATATCAATGAAGGCACATTTTATTTAATTACCGGAAAAGTGTCTGAGCGAAATGACCGGTTGCAACTTGTAGCAGATGGTCTGGTTAAAGTCGAAGCAACAGATGAAAAATTATGGTTGGCGATTGCAGATACGACTAAAAATAGGAAGATTGCCCAAATATTAAGTGAGTTTCCAGGGAATCTACCGGTCGTTCTCTATAATGAGACAAAAAAAACGACACAGCTGACAACCAGCTATGTCAATGATAGTGATCTATTGTTGAAGCGCCTAACAGGTTATGTCACTAAAGCAGTAATCAGATAA
- a CDS encoding PTS cellobiose transporter subunit IIB, with protein sequence MKKTLIICAAGMSSSVMAQKTTDYFKSKDIDIIVDATTATEGNKAIETSNFDLFIISPQTKMYFKQFAEAGKRVGKPVVEIPFPAYIPIPMGIEKMAKLILDNMPD encoded by the coding sequence ATGAAAAAAACACTGATTATCTGTGCAGCAGGGATGTCATCTTCTGTTATGGCACAAAAAACGACTGATTACTTCAAATCAAAAGACATTGATATTATAGTTGATGCAACAACTGCAACAGAAGGCAACAAAGCGATCGAAACCAGTAACTTCGACTTATTTATCATCAGTCCTCAAACCAAAATGTATTTTAAACAATTTGCAGAAGCTGGTAAACGCGTCGGAAAACCTGTCGTTGAAATTCCATTTCCAGCTTACATTCCTATCCCAATGGGCATTGAAAAAATGGCCAAGCTAATTTTAGATAATATGCCTGACTGA
- a CDS encoding CTP synthase, translating into MMTKYIFVTGGVVSGIGKGIVASSLGRLLKNRGLKVTIQKFDPYINIDPGTMSPYQHGEVYVTDDGAETDLDLGHYERFMDVNLNKYSNVTTGKIYSEVLRKERRGEYLGATVQVIPHITDALKEKIKRAAATTDSDVIITEVGGTVGDIESLPFLEALRQMKSDVGSDNVFYIHTTLLPYLKASAEMKTKPTQHSVKELRGLGIQPNMIVIRTETPAEQGIKNKIAQFTDVAPEAVIESLDVEHLYQIPLNLQAQSMDDIVLEHLKLDLPQADMTEWTEMVHHVMNLKKKTKITLVGKYVELPDAYISVVEALKHAGYPADTEIDLNWIQSNDVTAENVADLLSDADGIIVPGGFGPRGTEGKIAAIQYARENNVPMLGICLGMQLTCVEFGRNVLGLEGANSSELDPETKFPIIDLMRDQIDVEDMGGTLRLGLYPAKLKAHSVTAAAYDNQEVIQRRHRHRYEFNNTYREQFEKAGFVFSGVSPDNRLVEIVEIPDHKFFVACQYHPELSSRPNRSEGLYTAFIKASVENSEA; encoded by the coding sequence ATAATGACAAAATACATTTTCGTAACAGGTGGTGTGGTTTCAGGTATTGGCAAGGGGATCGTGGCATCAAGTCTTGGTCGTCTTTTGAAAAATCGTGGTCTCAAGGTGACGATTCAAAAATTTGATCCTTATATTAATATTGACCCAGGTACAATGAGTCCGTATCAACATGGGGAAGTGTATGTCACTGACGATGGCGCTGAAACTGACCTTGACTTAGGTCACTATGAACGTTTCATGGATGTTAATCTCAATAAATATTCTAATGTCACAACTGGTAAAATCTATTCTGAAGTATTGCGTAAAGAACGTCGTGGCGAATATCTAGGTGCGACAGTTCAGGTTATTCCACATATTACTGATGCCCTTAAAGAGAAAATCAAACGTGCAGCAGCAACAACTGATTCTGATGTGATCATCACTGAGGTTGGTGGTACGGTTGGTGATATCGAGTCACTACCATTTCTTGAAGCACTTCGTCAGATGAAATCTGATGTAGGTTCAGATAATGTATTTTATATCCACACAACACTTTTACCTTACTTAAAAGCATCAGCTGAGATGAAAACAAAGCCAACACAACATTCAGTTAAAGAGTTGCGTGGTTTAGGGATCCAACCGAATATGATTGTCATCCGGACGGAAACACCTGCTGAGCAAGGCATTAAAAATAAAATTGCCCAGTTTACAGATGTTGCACCAGAAGCGGTTATCGAGTCATTAGATGTCGAGCATTTGTATCAAATTCCATTGAACTTGCAAGCGCAAAGTATGGATGATATTGTCTTGGAACATTTGAAACTTGACTTACCACAAGCAGACATGACAGAGTGGACTGAGATGGTTCACCATGTTATGAATCTCAAGAAGAAGACAAAAATTACCTTGGTAGGTAAATATGTTGAATTACCAGATGCCTATATCTCAGTAGTTGAGGCTTTAAAACATGCCGGCTATCCTGCTGATACTGAAATCGATCTTAACTGGATTCAATCAAATGATGTGACAGCTGAAAATGTTGCAGACTTGTTAAGTGACGCTGATGGTATTATTGTACCTGGTGGATTTGGACCACGTGGTACAGAAGGTAAGATTGCGGCAATCCAATACGCGCGTGAAAATAATGTCCCTATGTTGGGTATTTGTCTAGGCATGCAGTTGACATGTGTTGAGTTTGGCCGTAATGTCCTTGGTCTTGAGGGTGCAAATTCTAGTGAGCTAGATCCGGAAACGAAGTTCCCAATCATAGATTTAATGCGTGATCAAATCGACGTAGAAGACATGGGTGGTACCCTGCGTTTGGGTCTCTATCCTGCTAAGCTAAAAGCACATTCAGTTACAGCAGCAGCTTATGATAACCAAGAAGTGATTCAACGTCGTCATCGTCATCGCTATGAGTTCAATAATACGTATCGTGAACAATTTGAAAAAGCAGGATTTGTTTTCTCAGGTGTTTCTCCAGATAATCGTTTGGTTGAAATTGTTGAAATACCAGACCATAAATTCTTTGTCGCTTGTCAATATCATCCAGAATTGTCAAGTCGTCCAAACCGTTCAGAAGGACTGTACACAGCATTTATCAAAGCATCTGTTGAAAATTCAGAAGCCTAA
- a CDS encoding helix-turn-helix transcriptional regulator, with amino-acid sequence MNNVRSFREKKGLSQFSLAKEIGVARQTINLIENNKYNPSLDLCIKLAKQLNTDLNELFWEVKIDEK; translated from the coding sequence ATGAATAATGTAAGAAGTTTTAGAGAAAAGAAAGGCTTATCACAGTTTTCTTTAGCAAAAGAGATTGGTGTAGCGAGGCAAACAATAAATCTAATAGAGAATAATAAGTATAATCCTTCTCTAGATTTATGTATAAAATTAGCCAAACAATTAAATACAGATTTAAATGAACTATTTTGGGAGGTCAAAATTGATGAAAAATAA
- the celB gene encoding PTS cellobiose transporter subunit IIC, which produces MKKGFALLEKYLMGPMSKLATYRPVRAIMAAGLASIPFTIVGSMFLVFNIIPLAFSGLTGLFTDTFFKYTDLYMLANKCTMGILSLYFAIVIGYEYTKIYEEEGVAVNPLNGALLSVAAFFMCIPELVYKNGAFTVLQTVTDSAKVINGWRVGGSSLDRLGTAGIFTAIIMGSLAVNLYVFCVKKNLVIKMPDAVPPGVSRSFTALIPAFVITIVTLAINGVLVALGTDIFNMISIPFGFVTNLTNSWLGMCVILFFIHALWIVGIHGANIIGAFITPITLANLETNIAGGRIPFAGEFTNSFVIMGGSGATLGLCLYLVFLAKSEQLKILGKASIVPSIFNINEPLIFGIPIVYNPYLAIPFFLAPIGAGSIAYWAIKLQFVKPIIAQVPWPSPIGLGAFIGTAGDVRAIFLALITFFVAFAIYLPFIKFYDIKLVKEEQETLKAAKKAA; this is translated from the coding sequence ATGAAAAAAGGATTTGCTTTATTAGAAAAATATCTCATGGGGCCAATGAGTAAATTGGCAACCTATCGTCCGGTTCGTGCGATTATGGCGGCTGGACTGGCCAGTATTCCATTTACCATCGTCGGATCCATGTTCTTGGTATTTAATATCATACCATTAGCATTTTCGGGTCTTACTGGACTTTTCACCGATACCTTCTTTAAATATACTGACTTGTATATGCTCGCAAACAAGTGTACAATGGGTATTTTATCACTCTACTTCGCCATCGTTATTGGCTATGAATATACGAAAATTTACGAAGAAGAGGGTGTTGCCGTTAACCCATTAAATGGGGCACTTTTATCAGTAGCTGCCTTCTTCATGTGTATTCCTGAATTGGTCTACAAAAATGGTGCTTTCACTGTCTTACAAACCGTCACAGATTCAGCAAAAGTTATCAATGGCTGGCGCGTTGGTGGTTCAAGTCTTGATCGTCTTGGTACTGCTGGTATCTTTACTGCCATCATCATGGGTTCACTCGCTGTCAACCTTTATGTATTCTGTGTTAAAAAGAACCTTGTTATCAAAATGCCTGATGCAGTACCACCTGGTGTCTCTCGCTCATTTACTGCCCTAATCCCTGCCTTCGTGATCACTATTGTGACCTTAGCCATAAATGGTGTTCTCGTTGCCCTTGGCACAGACATCTTCAATATGATCTCAATTCCATTTGGATTCGTTACAAACTTGACTAATTCATGGCTTGGTATGTGTGTCATCCTATTCTTTATCCATGCGCTTTGGATTGTTGGTATACATGGTGCTAACATCATCGGTGCGTTTATCACACCAATCACACTAGCTAACCTTGAAACTAATATTGCGGGTGGCAGAATTCCATTTGCTGGAGAATTCACCAACTCATTTGTTATCATGGGTGGTTCTGGTGCAACTTTAGGCCTTTGTCTCTATCTCGTTTTTCTAGCCAAGTCTGAACAACTCAAAATATTGGGTAAAGCCTCTATCGTCCCAAGTATTTTCAATATTAATGAACCGCTTATCTTCGGGATTCCCATTGTTTATAATCCTTATCTTGCCATTCCATTCTTCCTTGCACCTATCGGAGCCGGTTCTATTGCTTACTGGGCAATTAAACTCCAATTTGTTAAACCAATCATTGCACAAGTGCCATGGCCTAGCCCGATTGGTTTAGGTGCCTTCATCGGAACAGCAGGAGATGTTAGAGCAATCTTTTTAGCCCTTATTACCTTCTTTGTAGCCTTTGCTATCTACTTACCATTTATCAAATTCTACGACATAAAACTTGTCAAAGAAGAACAAGAAACGCTAAAGGCTGCTAAGAAAGCTGCTTAA
- a CDS encoding PTS cellobiose transporter subunit IIA: protein MAQTAETLQVIAFELILHSGNARTLIHEAYDLMEANDFTGADKKLAEANDELVLSHHAQTALLQDYAKGEEIIIEIIMVHAQDHLMTTMTLKEVAERMKVLYERTRIKP, encoded by the coding sequence ATGGCACAAACAGCTGAAACTTTACAAGTCATCGCATTTGAACTCATTTTACATAGTGGTAATGCAAGGACACTTATTCACGAGGCTTACGACTTGATGGAAGCCAATGACTTTACGGGGGCTGACAAAAAATTAGCTGAAGCAAATGATGAACTTGTTCTCTCCCATCATGCGCAAACAGCATTATTGCAAGATTATGCTAAAGGCGAAGAAATCATCATAGAAATCATCATGGTGCACGCACAAGACCATCTGATGACGACCATGACCCTAAAGGAAGTCGCCGAGCGAATGAAAGTGCTCTATGAACGCACCCGTATAAAACCGTAA
- a CDS encoding DUF2929 family protein encodes MKFIVLLFWSLILSEVAGFIIAKLNASALNPSLSAIIAVAFVIFIFVFDKIGILPDTKAYSAK; translated from the coding sequence ATGAAATTCATAGTTCTGCTATTTTGGTCACTCATTCTAAGTGAAGTTGCTGGTTTTATCATCGCTAAACTTAACGCTTCAGCACTTAACCCAAGCTTATCTGCTATTATCGCAGTTGCATTTGTCATTTTTATTTTCGTTTTTGACAAGATTGGCATTTTACCAGACACCAAAGCTTACAGCGCTAAATAA
- a CDS encoding BglG family transcription antiterminator: protein MLKKEGQLLQALYQNRHKFLTAVEIGEYIGMSERTVRTYIRQLNPLLTSNGAEIIVKHGAGFKLEIYMPRAFDILYKKQQYLDTLPTTADNSDRLDNRENYLLTRLLLNDSAVLFETLMSELFISRSTLSKECRNLKQLLSPYRLAVTSRAGKGVYITGMERDKRRFIMDYFFGQNYVQFVQEHIGDTHFFAGIRLDAITLIIIEECRKAHLKVHDFVIQNLVLHLALSINRLQQSISISTTELVDVPSETTAYRVAQEIIARVEVLQQINFPNQEVSFLALHLVSKATETKQGEPAEHSLEIALRSCLSRSDKKTGYSFSEDPELISALIAHITAMQLRVANGMVLVNPLLDKVKSNFNFEFQLTQDILGQLPQLLASQISDDEWAYLTLHFMVALEKAKDKQTIRVLVVCATGIGSAQLLRTRIEKTFGKKITIVGVYGYFDLSQAMLHEVDAIISSIDLSKLVFTVPTVHVSVFLDKDDVNRISTTFDKVRPRGYHSEIDQLSSLTTVEKRDLCQSLFSADSFLITTEPQKTSVIDKLLNRLKIDENDDYVAKMHEQILSREQLSSVVFSDNIAVPHPIVPQGITAKIGVAISKTGINWQPDFPKIHIVFLLSPSQTENPHLTLATKAIVALLDLPDVQEKLLVAETFDDFIDLFIPLI, encoded by the coding sequence ATGCTTAAAAAAGAAGGCCAACTACTTCAAGCGCTTTATCAGAACAGACATAAATTTCTGACTGCAGTTGAAATTGGTGAATACATAGGAATGTCCGAGCGTACGGTACGTACTTATATTAGACAACTTAATCCTCTATTAACCTCAAATGGCGCAGAGATTATTGTCAAACATGGTGCTGGTTTTAAACTAGAAATTTACATGCCACGAGCTTTTGACATATTATACAAAAAGCAGCAGTATTTGGACACCTTACCTACGACAGCAGACAACTCAGATAGACTAGATAATCGAGAAAATTATCTATTAACACGGCTCCTCTTAAATGATAGTGCCGTTTTATTTGAAACACTCATGTCCGAACTGTTCATCAGCCGCTCAACGCTGTCAAAAGAATGTCGCAATTTAAAGCAACTACTTTCTCCATACAGACTGGCTGTTACCTCACGCGCAGGTAAGGGTGTTTATATTACTGGCATGGAGCGAGATAAACGACGTTTCATCATGGATTACTTCTTTGGACAAAACTATGTTCAGTTTGTACAAGAGCACATCGGTGATACACATTTTTTTGCAGGTATTCGCTTAGATGCAATCACTTTAATCATTATAGAGGAGTGTCGAAAAGCACACCTTAAGGTACATGATTTTGTGATTCAAAATCTAGTTTTGCACTTAGCATTAAGCATTAATCGGCTACAACAATCCATTAGCATTTCAACGACAGAACTTGTAGATGTACCTTCTGAAACTACCGCATACCGAGTCGCACAAGAGATTATAGCGCGTGTTGAAGTACTGCAACAGATTAACTTCCCTAATCAAGAAGTCTCTTTTCTAGCCTTACACTTAGTATCTAAAGCAACTGAAACAAAGCAAGGTGAACCGGCTGAACACTCTCTTGAAATTGCGTTAAGAAGTTGTTTATCACGCTCTGATAAAAAAACGGGGTATAGCTTCTCTGAAGATCCTGAACTCATTAGTGCATTAATAGCGCATATAACGGCCATGCAATTACGTGTCGCAAATGGTATGGTACTCGTCAATCCATTACTTGACAAGGTTAAATCTAATTTTAACTTTGAATTCCAATTAACACAGGATATTTTAGGACAGCTACCACAACTTTTAGCTAGTCAAATTTCTGATGATGAATGGGCCTATCTGACCCTTCATTTCATGGTAGCACTCGAAAAAGCAAAGGATAAACAAACAATCCGGGTCCTTGTCGTCTGTGCCACAGGCATTGGTAGCGCACAACTTCTTAGGACGCGCATCGAGAAAACATTTGGCAAGAAAATTACTATAGTTGGCGTTTATGGCTACTTTGATTTGAGTCAAGCAATGCTACATGAAGTAGACGCTATCATCTCTTCAATTGATTTAAGTAAATTAGTCTTTACTGTCCCGACTGTTCATGTCAGTGTTTTCTTAGACAAAGATGACGTAAACAGAATATCAACAACATTTGATAAGGTCAGACCACGAGGGTATCATAGTGAAATTGACCAGCTATCATCACTGACAACAGTTGAAAAACGAGACCTCTGTCAAAGTTTATTTTCAGCAGACAGTTTCTTAATCACCACGGAACCTCAAAAAACAAGTGTGATTGATAAACTGTTAAATCGACTAAAAATAGATGAGAATGATGACTATGTGGCTAAAATGCATGAACAAATCCTATCACGTGAACAGCTAAGTTCTGTTGTCTTCAGCGATAATATCGCAGTGCCACATCCGATCGTACCACAAGGTATCACTGCCAAAATTGGTGTTGCTATCTCTAAAACAGGCATCAACTGGCAGCCTGATTTCCCAAAGATTCATATCGTCTTTCTACTATCCCCCTCTCAAACCGAGAATCCACACTTAACACTCGCAACAAAAGCAATTGTCGCATTATTGGACTTACCAGATGTCCAAGAAAAATTACTGGTAGCTGAAACGTTTGATGACTTTATCGACCTATTCATACCACTTATATAA